The segment CAGGTAGTAGAAGACGTCCTCCTGGTCGGCGAACATCCGCCGCAGGCCGTCCTGGACGATGACCGCGACCTCGTAGGCGAAGGTCGGGTCGTAGGAGATGCAGTTGGGGATCAGCGACGACTGCACGTGGCTGTGGCCGTCCTCGTGCTGGAGGCCCTCGCCGTTGAGGGTGGTCCGGCCGGCGGTGCCCCCGACCAGGAAGCCGCGGGCCCGGCTGTCGCCGGCCGCCCAGGCCAGGTCGCCGATCCGCTGGAAGCCGAACATCGAGTAGTAGATGTAGAACGGGATCATCGGGCAGTCGCTGTGGCTGTAGGAGGTCGCGGCGGCCACCCAGGACGCCATCGCCCCCGGCTCGTTGATGCCTTCCTGAAGGAGCTGCCCGGTCTTGTCCTCCTTGTAGAACATCAGCTGGTTGGCGTCCTCGGGCTGGTAGAGCTGCCCGACCTGGGACCAGATCCCGAACTGGCGGAACATCCCCTCCATGCCGAAGGTGCGCGACTCGTCGGGCACGATCGGGACCACCCGCTTGCCGATCTGCTTGTCGCGCAGCAGCGTGTTCAGGATGCGGACGAACGCCATGGTGGTGGAGATCTCGCGCTCCCCGGTGCCGGCCAGCTGGGCCCCGAACGCCGACAGCTCGGGCACCGGCAGCGACTCCGACCGCTCGCGTCGCACCGGCAGGGAGCCGCCCAGGGCCTGGCGCCGCTCCTTGAGGTAGCGGGCCTCCGGGCTGTCGTCGGCCGGCCGCTGGTAGGGGTAGTCGAGCAGCTGGTCGTCGGGGATCGACAGGTTGAAGCGGTCCCGGAAGTCCCGCAGGGCGGCCTCGGCCATCTTCTTCTGCTGGTGGGTGATGTTCTGGCCCTCGCCGGCCTCGCCCATGCCGTAGCCCTTGACCGTCTTGGCCAGGATCACCGTCGGCTGGCCGGTGTGGTTCACCGCGGCCTGGTAGGCGGCGTACACCTTGACCGGGTCGTGGCCGCCGCGGTTGAGGTCCCAGATCTCCTCGTCGCTCATGTCGGCGACCAGCTGGAGCAGCTCGGGGTAGGCGCCGAAGAAGTGCTCGCGCACATACGCGCCGTTCTTGGACTTGAAGTCCTGGTACTGGCCGTCGACGCACTCCTCCATGCGCTGCAGCAGCAGGCCGGTGGTGTCCCGCGCCAGCAGCTCGTCCCAGCGGCTGCCCCAGATGACCTTGATGACGTTCCAGCCGGCGCCGCGGAAGATGCCCTCCAGCTCCTGGATGATCTTGCCGTTGCCCCGGACCGGGCCGTCCAGGCGCTGGAGGTTGCAGTTGACCACGAAGATCAGGTTGTCCAGCCGCTCCCGGCCGCCGAGCGAGATCGCCCCCAGCGACTCCGGCTCGTCGGTCTCGCCGTCGCCCAGGAACGCCCACACCTTGCGGCCGGCGGTGTCGGCCAGCCCGCGGGTGCCCAGGTACTTCAGGAACCGGGCCTGGTAGATGGCCATGATCGGCCCCAGCCCCATCGACACCGTCGGGAACTGCCAGTAGTCCGGCATCAGCCACGGGTGCGGGTAGGACGGCAGCCCGCCGCCGTCGACCTCCTGACGGAACCGGTCCATCTGGGCCTCGGTGAACCTTCCCTCCAGGTACGACCGGGCGTAGAAGCCAGGCGAGGAGTGGCCCTGGAAGTAGACCAGGTCGCCGCCGTGGCCCTCCGAGGGCGCGTGCCAGAAGTGGTTGTAGCCGGTGTCGTACAGGGTGGCCGACGACTGGAAGCTGGCGATGTGCCCGCCCAGCTCCGAGGACTCCTTGTTGGCCCGCAGCACCATGGCCAGCGCGTTCCACCGGTTCAGGGAGCGGATCTTGTGCTCGGTGGCCAGGTCGCCCGGGTAGGCCGGCTGCTGGTCGACCGGGATGGTGTTGAGGTAGGGCGTGGTCGCCGAGTACGGGGCCGGCGCCCCCCGCCGGCGGCCCTCGGCCGACAGCTCGCCGAGCAGGAACCGGGCCCTGTCGGTCCCCTCGAACGCCAGCACCGAGTCCAGCGCCTCCAGCCACTCACGGGTCTCGACCGGGTCTACGTCGTTCAGCATGGCCATCAGTCCATCCACTCAGGCTGGAGCACCAGC is part of the Actinomycetota bacterium genome and harbors:
- the aceE gene encoding pyruvate dehydrogenase (acetyl-transferring), homodimeric type, whose protein sequence is MAMLNDVDPVETREWLEALDSVLAFEGTDRARFLLGELSAEGRRRGAPAPYSATTPYLNTIPVDQQPAYPGDLATEHKIRSLNRWNALAMVLRANKESSELGGHIASFQSSATLYDTGYNHFWHAPSEGHGGDLVYFQGHSSPGFYARSYLEGRFTEAQMDRFRQEVDGGGLPSYPHPWLMPDYWQFPTVSMGLGPIMAIYQARFLKYLGTRGLADTAGRKVWAFLGDGETDEPESLGAISLGGRERLDNLIFVVNCNLQRLDGPVRGNGKIIQELEGIFRGAGWNVIKVIWGSRWDELLARDTTGLLLQRMEECVDGQYQDFKSKNGAYVREHFFGAYPELLQLVADMSDEEIWDLNRGGHDPVKVYAAYQAAVNHTGQPTVILAKTVKGYGMGEAGEGQNITHQQKKMAEAALRDFRDRFNLSIPDDQLLDYPYQRPADDSPEARYLKERRQALGGSLPVRRERSESLPVPELSAFGAQLAGTGEREISTTMAFVRILNTLLRDKQIGKRVVPIVPDESRTFGMEGMFRQFGIWSQVGQLYQPEDANQLMFYKEDKTGQLLQEGINEPGAMASWVAAATSYSHSDCPMIPFYIYYSMFGFQRIGDLAWAAGDSRARGFLVGGTAGRTTLNGEGLQHEDGHSHVQSSLIPNCISYDPTFAYEVAVIVQDGLRRMFADQEDVFYYLTVMNENYQHPAMPEGDGVAEGILKGMYLFREGSPVRKGRGKAKPKPRVQLLGSGTILREVIAGADLLAEDFGVDADVWSAPSFTELRREGLDAERWNLLHPTDPPRQSYVAGCLAGRQGPVIAATDYVKSYADQIRPFVPGTYKVLGTDGYGRSDYRRKLRRFFEVDRYFVVLAALQALAQEGTVPTETVAKAIAKYGIDPDKPNPARS